One genomic segment of Erythrolamprus reginae isolate rEryReg1 chromosome 2, rEryReg1.hap1, whole genome shotgun sequence includes these proteins:
- the TMDD1 gene encoding transmembrane and death domain protein 1: MWPLLGLALSLLALPAFCDDTVADDIGTHMMARISELLSPEECQAFHLNLLGPEENVKDELERLSEKNNPIGRQRRRRKRRDILTTSQCKETLQQWLEAEGDTMYWDRLSRALQLIGRTDVSLELGKNLNQDKNLELKKNVEEYHETVKHLTSSLLLDEGPQGSMQGRPRRQGQGSELPPPPEQEEWEELELIIERKKLPPYNRSLFEWATPLATGVLSGFLTSFILVALALYSFFWILNEGSQSSMASPSLPLPAVLLRPSPANRGGIYYSFQNRERYYWEAGDEADQAEETLR; the protein is encoded by the coding sequence ATGTGGCCTCTGCTCGGTCTAGCTCTTTCCTTGCTAGCCCTGCCCGCCTTCTGCGATGACACCGTGGCCGACGACATCGGGACCCACATGATGGCTCGCATCTCGGAGCTCCTGTCCCCGGAGGAATGCCAGGCCTTCCACCTCAATCTCCTGGGCCCTGAGGAGAATGTGAAAGACGAACTGGAGCGCCTCTCCGAGAAGAACAACCCCATCGGACGACAACGACGACGAAGGAAGCGCCGGGACATCCTCACCACCTCTCAGTGCAAAGAGACCCTGCAGCAGTGGCTGGAGGCAGAGGGTGACACCATGTACTGGGATCGCTTGTCCCGGGCTCTCCAGCTAATTGGCCGCACTGACGTCTCGCTGGAACTGGGCAAGAACCTCAACCAGGACAAGAACTTGGAGCTCAAGAAGAACGTGGAGGAGTACCACGAGACGGTGAAGCACCTGACTTCCTCGCTGCTCCTGGATGAGGGCCCGCAAGGAAGCATGCAAGGCCGGCCGCGGCGTCAGGGCCAGGGCTCCGAGTTGCCGCCACCGCCGGAGCAAGAGGAATGGGAGGAGCTGGAGCTCATCATCGAGCGGAAAAAGCTGCCACCTTACAACCGGAGCCTCTTCGAATGGGCCACGCCTCTGGCGACGGGTGTCCTCAGTGGCTTTCTGACCTCCTTCATCCTGGTGGCACTGGCGCTCTACTCGTTCTTCTGGATCCTGAACGAAGGCAGCCAGAGTTCCATGGCGTCTCCCAGCCTCCCTTTGCCAGCCGTGCTCTTACGCCCATCTCCCGCCAACCGTGGAGGCATTTACTACTCGTTTCAGAACCGCGAAAGATACTACTGGGAGGCGGGGGATGAGGCAGACCAGGCCGAAGAAACCTTACGTTAA